The Lactuca sativa cultivar Salinas chromosome 2, Lsat_Salinas_v11, whole genome shotgun sequence genome includes a window with the following:
- the LOC111901332 gene encoding 30S ribosomal protein S31, chloroplastic: MAPMAVAVTTIPTAYNFLSFCRSPSITTIPLSPSSSMSLFSSGTTSISPLIYCGRGDKKTAKGKRFNHSFGNARPRNKKKGRGPPRVPVPPAPPKKDRFDDGEVVKIEIDESLFSS, from the exons ATGGCGCCAATGGCGGTCGCCGTTACAACTATTCCAACGGCTTataattttctttctttctgtcgtTCTCCATCCATAACCACCATTCCCCTATCTCCATCTTCGTCAATGTCTCTCTTTTCTTCTGGAACCACCTCAATCTCACCACTGA TTTATTGTGGAAGAGGGGACAAGAAGACTGCCAAAGGAAAGCGATTCAATCACTCCTTCGGGAAT GCGAGACCAAGAAACAAGAAGAAGGGGAGAGGACCACCGAGAGTGCCTGTTCCACCAGCTCCACCAAAGAAGGATCGATTTGACGACGGTGAAGTTGTCAAAATTGAGATCGATGAGTCCCTCTTCTCCAGCTAA
- the LOC111901361 gene encoding receptor kinase-like protein Xa21 has translation MGDIATDFGKLRHLKWLSFGRTADLGVMKKFDSLSNCSNLEVLQIEGVRLTRGLPNSFGNLSKLTILALQNSYISGSLPSSIGNLFSLTVLSLAGNNFTGMIPESIGKLQKLGVLHLEVNSFSGIVPRSIGNLSSLNQMELSRNKLEGSIPSSIGECKNLILLSLASNNLRGSIPKGLFQLSSLSIILDLSQNNLSGVLLGEIGGLKNLGTLDLSQNHLYGELPSSLSSCISLQFLNFSSNFLQGSMPEALSSLKALEYVNLSRNNFSRHIPRYLQ, from the coding sequence ATGGGGGACATAGCTACTGATTTTGGAAAACTCAGACATCTTAAGTGGTTATCTTTTGGTAGAACTGCGGATCTTGGTgtcatgaaaaagtttgattcacTGTCTAATTGCAGCAATTTGGAAGTATTACAAATTGAAGGCGTCCGATTAACGAGGGGGTTACCAAATTCGTTTGGGAATTTAAGCAAACTGACGATCCTAGCACTTCAAAATAGCTACATATCAGGCAGCTTGCCTTCATCTATAGGCAATTTGTTTAGCTTAACTGTCCTTTCTTTAGCTGGAAATAATTTCACAGGCATGATTCCCGAAAGCATTGGCAAGCTTCAAAAGTTAGGAGTGCTGCATCTAGAGGTTAACAGTTTCTCTGGGATCGTTCCTAGATCTATCGGAAACCTGTCATCCTTAAATCAAATGGAATTAAGTAGAAACAAATTGGAAGGTAGTATACCCTCGAGTATCGGGGAATGCAAAAACTTGATACTTCTATCACTTGCTTCAAATAACCTTAGAGGAAGTATACCCAAAGGACTATTCCAATTGTCTTCACTTTCGATCATACTAGATCTGAGTCAAAACAACCTCTCCGGAGTGCTTCTGGGAGAGATTGGCGGCCTGAAAAACTTAGGAACGCTCGATTTGTCCCAGAATCATCTATACGGTGAACTTCCTAGTAGTCTAAGCAGCTGCATCAGCCTTCAATTCTTAAATTTTTCCAGCAATTTCTTACAAGGATCGATGCCGGAAGCATTGAGTTCTTTGAAAGCCCTCGAATATGTTAACCTATCAAGAAATAACTTTTCTCGACATATTCCTAGATATTTGCAATAA
- the LOC111901329 gene encoding probable LRR receptor-like serine/threonine-protein kinase At3g47570, with product MSYVYCCIKKKKKEKSSEPMLTESFEKISYETLFKATEGFSSQNLIGTGSFASVYKGVVDENGSTVAIKVLDLQRRGASKSFIAECEALRHIRHRNLVKVITCCSSLDFQGNDFKALVYDFMPNGSLESWLHSHTTPHEYDQSRQLDLVQRISIAYDVACALDYLHYRCGNVVVHCDLKPSNILLDADMFAHVGDFGLTKIISLKNILMKTRVVQVLSEEQSGMRLQVSTSGDMYSYGILLLEMLTGKKPVDPMFQDGLSLHLYARKALADGFVLQIVDPMLLNDDVKETCLISLVKIGVQCSSESPQDRMNIGNVIHELLSVKVAARS from the exons ATGTCATATGTCTATTGTTgtataaagaagaagaagaaagaaaaatcATCAGAACCAATGTTGACTGAATCTTTTGAGAAGATTTCATATGAAACGCTTTTCAAGGCGACTGAAGGGTTCTCTTCACAAAACCTGATTGGTACAGGTAGCTTTGCTTCGGTTTACAAAGGAGTTGTCGATGAAAATGGGTCGACTGTGGCGATAAAAGTACTAGACCTCCAAAGACGAGGAGCTTCCAAGAGTTTTATAGCCGAGTGTGAGGCCTTGAGACATATTCGTCATCGCAACTTAGTGAAGGTCATAACTTGTTGCTCAAGCCTCGATTTCCAAGGCAATGATTTCAAAGCTTTAGTGTACGATTTCATGCCAAATGGGAGTCTAGAGAGTTGGTTGCATTCACACACGACGCCTCATGAATATGACCAGTCTCGTCAACTAGATCTTGTTCAAAGAATAAGCATTGCCTATGATGTGGCTTGTGCTCTTGATTATCTACACTACCGCTGTGGAAACGTTGTTGTTCATTGTGATTTGAAACCAAGTAACATTTTATTGGATGCTGATATGTTTGCTCATGTCGGAGACTTCGGGCTTACAAAAATTATTTCCCTCAAGAACATTCTAATGAAAACAAGAGTAGTTCAAGTATTATCAGAGGAACAATCGGGTATGCGCCTCCAG GTCTCCACCAGTGGGGACATGTATAGCTATGGGATCCTATTGTTAGAGATGTTGACTGGAAAAAAACCTGTTGACCCAATGTTTCAAGATGGCCTAAGCCTGCATTTGTATGCTAGGAAGGCCTTGGCTGATGGTTTTGTGCTTCAAATTGTGGATCCAATGCTACTAAATGATGATGTCAAAGAAACGTGTTTGATTTCATTAGTGAAAATAGGCGTGCAATGTTCTTCTGAATCCCCACAAGATCGAATGAATATTGGGAACGTTATTCACGAGCTCCTATCAGTAAAGGTTGCAGCTCGTTCTTGA